The sequence aatatgcatgcatttaGAAATAGAGATCTACGTTAGCTTCCATGATGATGCTAATCTTCAGAAATCTGCCCACAAATAATCGTTAATGCTTCTTCTTCCTAGcaaactcactctgataccatgtaaaattttgcaactaatcctgcaaaatagagaaaagatcTAGCTAGAAAACAAAAGAGCAAAACTTGCAAAGAAAATCAGAACAAAGaaatcatcaaccattttcattatTAACAAATCtgtatgattacaaatgatatatagataacaagagcagaaattatgcatgagatgcatgaaatttctgaAGATCAACAATTAACTGCATGAAATGTTGAAATGGAACTGAAGTAGGCAGAGGAAGTTAAAAATCTATAACTCCTTTGTTAGCTTATGCATGAGCAAGAGTCTCTCCGTGAATTATGAAGATAACAGACTCCAAAGTTGAGCTAACATTCACATCTGGCCAGCCATAACCTTACCAACATCCATTCAAAACAAATACCTTTAATGAATGCAAAAAGAACAACTTGGCGATTCCATGTATGTGGCTAACGTTCCACCTTAAAAATCTTAGCACTTTTTAATATTGAAGATTCTCCAAGTTGAAATGTTAAATATCATATCATAAAACACTAAACTTGGTTGGGAAACTGGAATATTACAAGGAAGTAGGAAAACATCACAATTGAGAAGGAACAAATAAATCATGTTCACAACAACCTTAGATGTACAAAAAAAGTGTTTTCCTCATAAGAAATATATCTCTAATGTTTGAGATTAAATATTTTGGTGGATTTGCTAAATGCTGAGTAAAAAAAAATTAGCTAAACAAGATTCTTCATAAATGGCTATTcagcccttaggatgcaccaatatGTAAGTTATGTAGTATGTGGGAAATTTATTTATTGGTGCATCCTAGGGGCTGGATAGAAATTTCCAAATTCAAAAGGTTAGATCAATAGAAAAAGAGATTAAATGTGAAGGTTTATAGACGACTACAAAAATAGAAAGATTAAACGCGATAAATTTGAAAAGGTTCCATTCCATAGCCTTCTATCACTTATGAGAGATTTCTTTCTCTTGATGTTAAAAGCAACCTGGGTTTCCCCTAAGGTTAAGACAACTTAGCTTGCTACCCATGGTTAACCGTGCTTGATTTGGAGTCGTATTGGGATGTGTGACCTCCgaggaaggcccaatgcttcaactgtttgagcatcacctagatgcaatgagtgttaagagtaccattcattctcatgagagatgggtttttTTGAATTGCTACTCATGAAACAAGGCTCAATGAGTTTTCTAAAAAACTACACAattcttgatagtagtaacataaTTTGACTTGCAGTGGAAAACATCTCCTACCTAAAAAAGTTTAAGTTTATTCACAACAACATATATGTAAATTTTCTATGAGGACATGTTATTAGTTAAGTTCTTTCGAAGGAAACAAGGATTATGGTCTAGAATGGTTCTTTTCATTACCCCATGGGCCTTTTCATGTGTCATTGCAGTGTTCATGTGTGTAAGGgttaaatagagaaaaataaaatattatacataATTTTGATCAAGTGCATTGGTTTTAGGTATTCAAAATTATGATGTTCAACCTATGGAAGCTAGAGAAAAGACtcaatctcttttggatattgGAGCATAATCTCAAAGTATACTAGATAGGAGGCCTTGCTtggtatttatattttttaattatgttaACCTCATATTAATACTTAAAATGTCAACCAACCTCATTGATGTTAGAGATGAATCTCAATATCGTTCCTAGTCGTATGcatatgtgaatttaattaaataggttAAGGTAAATTTCATAAGAATATAATTAGTAATGCATGGATGGTCTAACAAAATGCTATCCAAGTGCGTATCCTAACATCTAGATCTAAGTTATATCActcaaaattaaccaaataatgGAATAATTTTAAGTACaatataaattgaatagacaaattgatttatttcattcattCATGGTAATTGCACCAAGATACTAAGCATTTTAATAAGGTATTGAATCCTTGAAATATTTTTATACTGAAAGGTCTTATAATCCAATATATTATGGTTCAATAAGAATTAATTTCTAGTTTAGTTAGTCACAAACTATTTTTGCAACATGAATTGTACTACCAATCTTTATCCTTTGCCTACACTGCATGCAATGCATAGCTAGTCCTCGTTAATGCACCATCAAGCTTTCAATCTAAGCTTTAGGGTTCACAATTGAAACATGTCTTCTACCTAGATCTAATTCTACTTTAACACTCAGTTCAAGCCATCTCCTTTccctttcaattttttttctctgTTGAGTCTTTTATATAGGCAACCATTAACACAATCCATAGAAGAAAGGGACTAACAATCTCAATGTGGAAAAAGGATGATCTTATCATctgttttttaatttatatatttccaTCATTCCTAGGCATTACAAAGCATATACTCTAAGGCACTAAAAAACAAGCCTTCAATAAGGATCCTCATGCCTTGAATTGCCAAATGTGTAAAACTACTATGGAATTATTCTAGTTGGCCCCTTTCTTTCTTCCAATACATTGGATGTACTTCCTTTACCttctaagtaaaataaaataactccaATGTGGATATGATCAATGCAATTCAATGGTATTGAGATGATGTATTATTCCTCAAGCATTAAAGCATAGGATTTAAGACTATACTAACTTGGACTTTATCTTCTTGCAACAAACGAGTCTCAAAACCAATCATAATTCAACATCACGATATACATTCTTAGGCTTGATGTAGGCTACTACCAAAATCATAAAGCCAAACACTAACTAGAACTCCAAAGTTTGCTAAAagagaggaaaaaaaagaaaaacgaAAACTAAAAGTTATTTATTTTTGGGTAATGCAAGATGGCACAAACCTTGAGATACCATTTCATCAAGAATCTAAGGTAAAACAGTTACAATCTTAGAGCTAGAAAATATGGATTGGATGTGAGAAGCAACCTTCAATTTGATATCCCAATGTTAAAACATCCTATCTCTATAAATAGACAAACACACATGCCCTACACCTCTTCGAAATTTAGGAACAAGAACAAGGTAATACACTAACCTCCTTTGCCCAAAATTATTTCCTTTGTACTGTTCCCCACTCCATGAGGACATGAGTCTCGCTTATGCAATCCACATCCTTGAAgttttcttccatttcattttcttgtgatATAACTCCCTCATCATAACTACCACCACATTTCTACAATGAGTCATTTGCAACTTCGTCAATATAATTTGTTTCTTTTGCACACTCGAATCCTTAGAGCATTTGATCCTTTACTTGCACTAATCTACTAGGTCATGTTCCACTTTTTCATGCCTTAGAGAAGCTTTGATGCCTTGGTGCCAAGATGGCATTATGGATTGCAGTTACAGAACGATCAAGGCACCCGCGCCGTTGATGAAGTTGATCCAATGGTCCTCGCCATCTCCCTTTCTAGCAGCTTCTCTCACAATCCGAGATAATTGATAGCCGTTAGTTGACTTGGGGTGAAAGTTGTGCATTCATCTCATCAATCTCCACTGCAGAATTAAGATGAGTTGGCATATAAACTGAttgtcaaatatttgaaaaagaaatCACGCTAGCTGTTAATGAAATGGAGAGAAACCCAAAGATCATATGTGAGCACACTTTGTAACTCCGATAAAACAAAACAGAACAATGGATCTGGGCACTCCTCGACTCTCAGTTATATCTTCCTAGCGCCCCCAACATCTTGTTACTTCTTTTAGCAGTGTTTTGTATTTCGCTCAACCGTTTAACGGCAAAATTCTTTCAAGTGTATAATAGAAATTTTCGATAACATTTGCTTTAACAACTAATGTAAAACCGTATGCGGGTTTAGGAAGATGTCAATTatatattctataaacaaaatttaagttttaaatttaccTATCGACGCATCCATTGATCATTTATGCCTTTTGGCGTTTCAAATACTAGTAAGAACTCTTTAAATACGGACCCTCTAAGACTGATCATCGCAATGTATTAAATCATATCAGTTTTATATTTTGTATTACCTTTGCTGAATTTTCTATCCTCTcagttttatttagttttttttttcctaatttCGGTGTCAATAGAAGGCACGGTGATTTTAAGCAGTTCCGACGGTCAAGTATTCGAAGTAGATATGAAAGTGGCCATGATATCGCAAACCTTAAGTAATATGTTAAAGGATACAGAGGATACAGGTAGTGAGACAGCTCCCATCAAATTGGCAAATGTTTCCAGTAGAATTTTTAATCTTATTATCGAATACGGCAAATACCATGTTGAAGACCAAAAGTCGGATACAAGCGAACCAACTGCGGATTTGAAGGAACGGGTTAGGGAGTTGGTAGCTGATGATAAAGACACTCTCTTCCAGTTGATGATCGTATGTTTCATTGTTTTACATGAAAAACAAAAAGCATTGGTTCTCATGAAAAACAAAAAGCATTGCTCTCTTAAACCTTAGCTGCGTTATTTGCTGCTTTTTTCTCCTCACATGATTTATTCAAAAATTGTTCTGTGCAGGCAGCAAATTTCCTTCACATTCAGAGTCTTCTTGATTTATCATACCAGATTGTGGCTGAGGACATTGCAGCATGTAAAGACCAACAAATGATTCGCCAAAAATATAACATAGAAAATGACTATAGTCCTGAAGAGGAGGAAGAGGTTTTAAAGCTGCATAATATATTTGAATGATAGTTTCGAGTTTGATACACTTTTTTGAGTTTTCAAATTTTGGAATTTGAATCATATATTTAGTATGAAAACCAAGTAAAATTATTCTTGATTTTGAACCGGAATATAATACAAATCTTATAGTATTTATCcgttttattaatattatttatcattttttaatatgttatatttcaaaatatttgtcaGTCATGTGTTTAtatattcatttttgtaaaatatgtCAGGCATAAATAAATTACGTTCAAAAGCtagaaatattataaaaaatattgatgaaatttgaaaatatttcattttaaaaagaaataatttttacTGGTATTTGTTTAGTTTGATTGTTATATTTGCGCATGTGTAAATCTTAATTGTTTTTTTCGACACGCATATGCACTCAGAATTCTACTTATAATAATAGAGAAGCTATTTTTAGTTCACAAAATATTTTGGTATTGGTGATAGATTTGGATGGTATTAGATGTGCATTAGCTTTAGTCTTGGGATTTGGCATCAATAGATCTAATGCTACTACTTATTTTCCATCTACTTCTAAACACTCCTAAAATTTTAATGCACCTTTTCGATCTAAACTCACTTCTAGAATTAATTCTAATGTCACAAGCAAAGTCTAAGGTCCTCGTGCTTCATGAATAACCTCATAATTTAACTCAATAAATAAACATCTCGTTACAAATGAGTTGCTTATTTCCATGTGTCTTGCCATTTTTGTGTGAGCCCTACAGTTGATTTTTCAATCTGAGGAAGTTGTTCATTCATCATTAGACTAAAATGTATTCTTGCAAGGTTTCTGCCACTTGCAAGAACCAAGCATTGTGATATTTAGTCTCATTTGAACCAACCATTGATCTtcaacatcatgatcttatcatgtTGATAGTGTACATCGGCACTAAAATTGTGAGATCTTTTTATATGGAATTGCATCTTCCTTCATCTGGTGATGTCTTGTATTTCATAGGACCATCTCTATTCCATCATTTTCTCATTATCTCTTATTAACACATACTATTTTGTATACATAACGAACTTCACCTTTTGCAGAAATCAACCATATTATCATTCCTTAGACAAATTGTACACATTTTTCTTGAGATTATTTAAAATCTTATCTGTTATGTGCATCTTATTGATATCCCCGTCATGACCTTTTGATCATGAAATCTCATAGATCCATCCTAGCAAATCTAAAGGTGATAAAATAacctaaaatattataaaaatttgaCACCACGCATTGTACAGTCCAATTATTGCCATGCCACTTGTTTTTTGAGTTGGCGATTGCATCAACCCCATACATATGCAATAAAGCATGATAGTGGAGATTATTTTGTGCTAATTATTAATCATTATACAATGATGCTACTCGAACTATTTGAAACTAGTGACATCCCCTAGGATTAGGCAAACCATTAATGTTAATGTTATTTGATGAATCTTTTTCCTCTAGCCATATTATAAGCTCGTCCTTTTTATATTGTGCCTGCATGGCCTAATATCAGTACCCTCTAAATTATGACAATTTATTCTTTTATCAAGATATATTGCTCTAGGGCTATCATGAATTACAATAGCATTATTAAATTTGGTGGctataacactaacaatgttttctCTCATGTTTCCTTCCTCTACTTGATAGTATATGATATTGCATCTAAATAGTTTTATTGGGAACATAAAAACAAAGGAGAACTAAAGAATAACAAGTTCCACCCTTAAGATTTGTGAGatcatgcttgaagcaaccaagaccAAAGACACCACAAGATAGCACAATGATGAGAGAGATAAAacgtgacaagaataaactgtatacCTATCAAGATGCAAacgagatc is a genomic window of Cryptomeria japonica chromosome 7, Sugi_1.0, whole genome shotgun sequence containing:
- the LOC131856636 gene encoding SKP1-like protein 1B; this encodes MKVAMISQTLSNMLKDTEDTGSETAPIKLANVSSRIFNLIIEYGKYHVEDQKSDTSEPTADLKERVRELVADDKDTLFQLMIAANFLHIQSLLDLSYQIVAEDIAACKDQQMIRQKYNIENDYSPEEEEEVLKLHNIFE